The Candidatus Eremiobacteraceae bacterium region GCGGCGGGTTGCGCAGCAAGCTGTGGCGATAGCCGTAGACCGCGTAGACGACCACGCCGATCAGGAACCAAACGACGAAGCGTATCCATGTCGCGGCCGGAAGCGCTATCATCATCCACAGGCACGAGAGGCACCCCAGCACCGACATCGCGAGTCCGAATGGCGCCTTGAACGGGCGATGCGCGTGCGGCGCGACGAAGCGCAGCACGAACACGCCGATGCTGACGATCACGAACGCCGACAGCGTGCCGATGTTCACCAGCTCGAGCAGCTTCTCGAGCGGCACGATGAGCGCCAGGAACGCGACGATCACGCCGGTGATCACCGTCATGCGCGCGGGCGTGCGGAAACGTGGATGGATCGCCGCAAAGGCAGGTGGCAGCATGCGGTCGCGCGCCATCACGTAGAAGATGCGCGTCTGGCCCAGCAGGGACGTGACCATGACGCTGGTCGTGCCGGCGATCGCGCCGGCGGTCACGGCCGCCACGAAGAAGTGGTTGTTGCCCGCGAGCCGCACGGCTTGGCCCATCGCCGAGTTGACGTCGACGTGCTGCCATGGGACGACCCCGACCGTGAACACCGAGATCAGTATGTAGAGGATGCCGCCGATCAGCAGCGAGCCGATGACGCCGATCGGCACGTCGCGTTGCGGGTTGCGCGACTCTTCGGCGGCGACCGTCACGGTGTCGAAGCCGATGTAGGCGAAGAACACGAGCGCCGCGCTGCGCACGATCGCGTGGAAGCCGTTGGGCGCGAACGGCGTGAAGTTGGCCGGATGCAGTGCCGAAAAACACGCGATGAAGAAGATGATGAATGCGGCGACCTGCACCCAGACGAAGATCGCGTTGGCGCCCGCCGACTCTTTGATGCCGATCGCCAGAAGCAGGCTGATCAGCAGCACGACCACCGCGGCGATGATGTCATAATGTGACGCTGCGAGGTCGACGTGCAGCGCTCCGAAGTGCCACGAGCCGATCGCCGCGGGCGTCCACGAAGTCGCGAGCTGCGCGCTCTGCATCCACGCGGGCAGCGAGATGTTGATGCTCTGCAGACCTTCTTGCACGTAGCCGGAGAACGACGACGCCACCGGCGCGGCCGAGATCCCGTACTCGAGGATCAGGTCCCAGCCGATGATCCACGCGATGAATTCGCCGAGCGTCGCGTACGCGTAGGTGTATGCGCTGCCCGCGACCGGCACCATCGAGGCGAACTCCGCGTAGCACAGGGCCACGAAGACGCAGGCGGCACCGGAGAACACAAACGCCAGGATGACACCAGGACCTGCGGCCTGCGCACCCGATCCCATCGTGGTGAAGATGCCGCCGAGCATCGTTCCGAGTCCGATGCCGATGAGTGCAGGCACGCCGAGCACGCGGCGCAGAGTCGGACGGCCTTCTTCTTCCGGCCGCACACGCGAAAGCGGCTGAACCGCCATCAGCCGCTGGAGGATCGAGCGCCGCGGCGCCTGCATCAGCGCCGGATCACCGGTATCACCGGTACTTCACGACCAGGGTCTTCAGCTCGGTCATCTCATCCATCGCGTAGCGGACGCCTTCGCGTCCGAAACCGCTGTCCTTGACCCCGCCGTACGCGAAGTTGTCAACGCGCAGCGTCGGATAGTCGTTGGCGATCACGCCGCCCACTTGCAGCTCTTCGAATGCTTTCGCGATGATGCGCACGTCGAACGTGAACACGCCCGCCTGCAGCCCGTAGCGCGTCTCGTTGACGCGCGCGAACGCCTCGTCGATGGAATCCACCGGACTGAGCGTGGCCACCGGTCCGAACACCTCTTCGGCTTCGACTTTCATCGAGGGCTTGGTCTGCGTGAGGATCGTCGGCTCGATGACGTTGCCGTGGCGCACGCCGCCGGAGACCAGGGTTGCGCCCGCGCTCA contains the following coding sequences:
- a CDS encoding amino acid permease, with the protein product MQAPRRSILQRLMAVQPLSRVRPEEEGRPTLRRVLGVPALIGIGLGTMLGGIFTTMGSGAQAAGPGVILAFVFSGAACVFVALCYAEFASMVPVAGSAYTYAYATLGEFIAWIIGWDLILEYGISAAPVASSFSGYVQEGLQSINISLPAWMQSAQLATSWTPAAIGSWHFGALHVDLAASHYDIIAAVVVLLISLLLAIGIKESAGANAIFVWVQVAAFIIFFIACFSALHPANFTPFAPNGFHAIVRSAALVFFAYIGFDTVTVAAEESRNPQRDVPIGVIGSLLIGGILYILISVFTVGVVPWQHVDVNSAMGQAVRLAGNNHFFVAAVTAGAIAGTTSVMVTSLLGQTRIFYVMARDRMLPPAFAAIHPRFRTPARMTVITGVIVAFLALIVPLEKLLELVNIGTLSAFVIVSIGVFVLRFVAPHAHRPFKAPFGLAMSVLGCLSCLWMMIALPAATWIRFVVWFLIGVVVYAVYGYRHSLLRNPPPPADVPAAVEADPVT